CGCAGTCGGTCGAAGCCGACGCGCGCCGCGGGAGACGTCTCGGTTTCGGCGGCAAGCTGTGCATTCACCCGAAGCAGCTCGCTGCCGTGCATCGTGCCTATGCATGGAGCGAAGCCGAGTACGAATGGGCGAAGCGCGTGCTGCACGCGGTCGAAGCCAGCGGTGGCGCCGCGGTGGCCGTGGACGGCAGGATGGTCGACATGCCCGTCATTCTGAAAGCGCAGCGCATCGCAGCCACCCCGCGCCGCAACGAATAGCATTCGGTTTTGCTGAAGGCGGCCTTTGAAAAAAGCAAATTGCGTGGCCGCGCGACAGACGGCACTCTTCCCAGATAGCAGAAATGCATCGCCATTCGCCCGGTGCATGCAAGTGCTCGTCCAGAAGCACGGCGAAAGGTTTTGAACACAACCAATAACGGAGACGGATTTGGCTATCGTCAATTCGGGCGCTCGCCTCGATCGCCTGCCCATTACGTCGTTTCACTGGAAGATCCTGTTCCTGATCGGAGCAGGCGCCTTCCTCGACGCTTTCGATATCTACCTTGCAAACGGCGCGTTGGCCGCGATGGTGAAGACCGGGTTTACCGATCTGCACGTCGGCTCGTTTTTTATTTCGGCGACCTTTCTCGGCATGATGATCGGCGCCGGGCTGTCCGGCTATCTCGGCGACCGCTTCGGCCGGCGCTATTCGTATCAGGCGAATCTGGCGATTTTCGGGCTCGCGTCGATTGCGGCGGCGTTTGCGCCGAATATCTACTGGCTTATTTTTCTACGTCTTCTGATGGGCATCGGTCTGGGCGCCGAACTCGTCGTGGCGGCCGGCACGCTTAGCGAATTCGTGCCTCCCGGTACGCGCGGCCGCTGGATTTCGCTGCTTGCGCTGATTACGAACTCGGGGCTGCTCGGTGCGACCGCGATTGGCTACTGGGTGATTCCGCATCTCGGCTGGCGCTATATGTTCGCGATCGCGGGCGTCGGCGCGATGATCGTCTGGGTGCTGCGTCACCGGATGCCGGAATCGCCGCGCTGGCTCGAAACGGTCGGGCGTCTCGACGAAGCGGAAGCGACGGTCGCGGGAATCGAGCGTGAAGTCGCGGCGAAGGTCGGAAAGTTGCCGCCGGTCGCGCATGTGTTCAATCACGAAGCGCCGCGCGCGCCGTTTTCGGCGCTGTTCGAACGCGGCGTGATCGGCCGCACGCTGGTTGCGGCGCTGACGTGCATGGCGATCAATATGTCGTTGTACGGATTTGTCGCATGGCTGCCGACATTTTTTGTCAAGGAAGGCCTGACCATCGTGCAATCGCTCGGCTTCGTGCTGCTGATGTCGTTCGGCGCGCCGATGGGTGCGGTGGTCGGCTACTTTATCGCGGACCGGTGGGGGCGGCGTAACGGGCTCGTGCTGTTTTCGGTGCTGACGGTCGTGCTTGGATACGTCTATGTGCAGATGCGCGATCCGGCGGCGATTTCGGTGGTCGGCTTCGCACTCGTGACGACGATCTATACGGTCTGCACGCTGGGGCTGTTCGGCTATATCCCCGAGCTGTTTCCGACCACGCATCGGTTGCGCGGCACGGGTGTAGCGGGAACGTGCGGGCGCGCGGCGTCGATGAGCACGCCTTATGTCGCAATCGTGCTGTACACGCATTTCGGTGTGACGGGCGTGGTGTCGATGGTGAGCGCGGTGCTGGTGCTGATGAGCGTCGCGATTCTCGTGCTGCGTATTGAAACAAGCCAGCAGACGCTGGAAGCGATTGCGCCGGAGATCGCGCCCGAAAACGGGGCAAATGAAGGCGCGGTGGACGGTATGGACGTGGTGGCGAACCGGTCGACGCAACGCGTGATGTGAATGGCGCGTGAACGGCGCTCCGCAAGCAGGCCGCTTGCGCTTGCGGAGCGCTCAGGAAGAAACCCGGTTCAGTGAACCAGCGGCGAAGGGCGTCTGCGCTTGCGGCGCGGTGCCGCGCTCTGCTGACTATCGAACCGGATCGGGTTATCCATATACGCATTCAGCTTGTTGCGTGTCCACGGTTCCGGATTGCCGACGGTCGAAATAATGCCCGTGGTGGAGCCGCCACCGAGCAACACTGCAAAGATGCCGCGTAACGGGAAGTCGCAGTAGGCCGGGTTGCTGATGTCGAATGGTTCCGAGCGAATGAACATATCCTCGGCCGTGGCGCCCATGTCGGGGAAGGCGGACGAAAACGGCAACGCAAGGATGGTCGGATTGACGTTGTGATAGTCGGAGCCGATTGCCGGGTCGCCCATCAGGTAGCTGCCGCCCGTGCCCCAGTGCTGACTGTCGAAGTCAGCGGCGACCGCATCGGTCGTGTTCGGCGTGCGGCTCGCCGGAATTTGCCACGGCATGACGGGCAGCTTCAGTGCACGGCTCATGCCTGTGCAGAAATCGAAGTAGCGGCCCCATTCGCGCGGCCCGTAGCAATAGCCGTTCACATACGCGCGCTGTGTGAAATCGTCCGCTTCGTAGCGGTCGATCGCGAGAAAGTGCGGCTTCCAGTCGCCGCTATACACGCCAAGGTTGTCGATATAGGTCGCGGTTTGCTGCGCGTAAGTGAGCGGGTCGCTATCGTCGTAGATCCATTCGGAGCGCCCGACGCCCCACAGGTTGATCTGCCAGCCGAACACGACATGCGGCGCGACCGCGTCAATCAGCCAGTTCACGGCGGCGACGTAGCCTTCTATGTCTTCGGTGATGCCCGGTGGAATCGTCGCGTCGACGGACCAGTGATCGAGCGCCGTTTGCAATGGCGCGCGCACCGGCATGGCATAGTTCGGCCCGAATCCGGCCTGCTGACACGCACCGAGAAAATCGGGGTTGACGATAAAGCCCGCGGGAACGGCGTGCGCGCTGTCGATCGTCGCGTTGGCGGTATTCAGCGAAAGAATGAGGTTGGCGAAGCTGTGCGCATGTTGGTCAGCATTGGCGAGCATGCCGGCCGTGTTGCCGAGCGACAGATTGCACGTGTACGAAATCATGACCGGCAACACCGGCTGTCCGCCCAACTGGGTTTCGATGCTGCGTGCGAGATTAATTGTCGTGCTTGTCGCGGTGTCGGCGCTGAGGTATGTGTTAGCGTCGCCGGCGCCGTCGTTGCCCGCGTACTTGAAGACGGAACAGGCGCGTGCGCTCGCAAAGTCGGCCTGATTGCCTGGCGTGAGATCCGCACAACCGCCGAACGACAGATAGGCGGGAAACCCCGGGACATCCAGGTTGGCTGATGCTTCGATCGAGACTTCGAGCGTCGTCGTTCCCGTGCCGCTGACGACGATTTGCGCGGGGGTATCCACCGCATAAACGACGTTTCCCGACAGGAAATCCGGGGCCGAAACGGTGTACGTATCGGGTCTGACCGGAACACCGAAGCGCGCCATCTGCGTCTCTACATCGATTGTTTGCGTATAGGTCATGCTGCCGCCGACGAGGCGCATCGTGACTTCTTGAGACAGCGTCGCTTCCGAGGTCACATCGATCGGGACGGTGACGAATCCGCTGGTGTCGACGGGGGTGCGCTGAACCAGTGAATCGCTGATCTGTACTGTCTGCAACTGATTCGCGAACACCACCTGGATGTCGCTGAAACTGTAAAACACGTTGTTGAGCGAGATGTCGTCGATCCTGATCTGTGCCGTGCCGGACGCGGGCAGCAAACGGACCGGCGTGGTCGTGTCGATTCCGCTCGAGAACGCCGCCAGCGTTTTTCCGCTCGTTGCATCGACGATGGTGACATTCAGCGTTTCGGCTTCGAGGCCTGACAGCGTGCCGATGGCGATGTCGAGTGCGCTCGAACGCTGCAGGGGGCCGAATGACACATCGACTGTGGCCGTCCCGTTCACGCCGATCGTCATCTGGTCCGGCGAGATGACGAGCGGCGCGATCACCGTTTGATCGACGGTGCTGACGCTGTTTCCCTGAATCGTGTAGTCGCCTTGTTCGAGCGTCTGACTGACCGTGGCGCCGTACTGGAGCGTGGTGGATGTGATCTCGCTGCCGCGCTTGAATTGAATGACGGGCGCGATACCATACAGCGCGCAGTCGGGCACGTTCGCGCAGGTGACCGATGCCGTGCCGGTCGTGTTCGGTGATTCATCTGCCGCGATGACGAACGAAGCAAGCCACTCGTCCGTGTTCTGTGTCAGATCGCCGTTTACGCCGATGTTGATCTGATCCTTTGCATCCATCAGATGCGGGTCGTTGAAATCGATTTTGACCGAAACGGAAAACAGGCTGGCATCGAGCTGCGTCGACTCGGCATTGGCGGTGGTGGAAACCCATGAGCCTGCGAAGCTTACGTAAACGTCGGTGCTGTTGATAGCGGCCGGCGCGCTGAACGACATCGACAGATATTCGTTGACCTCAATCGGACTTCCGTCGTCGTAGCGAAGGTTGGACACAATTATCTGGCCATACCATTGCCCCGCACCAGGCGCGAGGACTGCGTCGTAATCAATTCTCATAATGCCTCCGGAAACATCGCGTGATTGCACACCTGCACCTTCCTGATGCATATGTATTGCGGATGCCTAAATAAATGCGACGATGCAGAGCCGAGGCATCGAGGAGGTTCAGGTACGGACGATTATAGAAAGCAAGGTGAAAGAAATCCCGTTGTATTTAGGGAGACCTTGAGAAAGTGTTAACGAGGCGTGCGGATTGCGAAGGCGGGGCGGGGCGGCGCGTTCGGCCGTTTGCGATGACGAACGCGCCACATGCGGGATTGGCTATCCCGCATGTGGGGCTCGGTTTGGTGGTCGAGTCGTTGTTGCGGTTTGCGATTGACGTCGCGGATGCGAGGCAATGCGAATCAGACGAGCGCGCTGACCAATTCAGGCACTGCGGCGAAAAGGTCAGCTTCGAGCGCGTAGTCGGCGACGCTGAAGATCGGCGCTTCGGGATCCTTGTTGATCGCGACGATCACCTTCGAATCCTTCATGCCGGCGAGGTGCTGGATCGCGCCTGAGATGCCGACGGCCACATACAGTTGTGGCGCGACGATCTTGCCGGTCTGGCCGACCTGATAGTCGTTCGGCACATAGCCCGCGTCGACGGCGGCGCGCGAGGCACCCATTGCCGCGCCGAGTTTGTCCGCGAGCGGTTCGAGCACCTTCGTGTAGTTTTCGCCGCTGCCGAGACCGCGACCACCCGACACGATGATCGTCGCGCTCGTCAGTTCCGGGCGATCAAGCTTGGTCACTTCGCGGTTCACGAACTGCGAGATGCCGCGATCCGCTGCGGCTTCGATCTTTTCGACCGGCGCGCTGCCGCCTTCCGCGGCAACCGGGTCGAAGCCCGTCGCGCGCACCGTGATGACCTTGACCGGGTCTTCCGACTGCACGATCGCGATGGCGTTGCCGGCGTAGATCGGGCGTTCGAACGTATCGGGGCTATCGACAGCGGTGATGTCGCTGATCTGCGCGACATCGAGCTTTGCCGCGATGCGTGGTGCGATGTTCTTGCCGTAGGCCGTTGCGGGCGCAACGACGTGCGTGTAGTTCTTCGCGATCGCGAGAACCGTCGCTTCGATGTTTTCCGCGAGACCTTCGGCCAGTTGCGGGGCGTCGGCGAGCAGGACCTTCGTTACGCCTGCGACTTTCGACGCAGCGTCTGCCGCGCCCTGTGCGTTGTGACCTGCCACCAGCAGGTGAACGTCGCCGCCGATCTTTTGCGCAGCGGCAACGGTGTTGAGCGTCGCTGCCTTGAGCGCCGCGTTGTCATGTTCAGCAATTACCAGAGTCGTCATTTCCTGTGTCTCCGTGCGCGCTTACAGCACCTTGGCTTCGTTCTTCAGCTTCTCGACCAGCGTGGCTACATTCGGCACCTTCACGCCGGCGCTGCGGCCCGCCGGCTCGGTCACCTTCAGCGTCTTCAGACGCGGCTTGACGTCGACGCCGAGGTCTTCGGGCTTCAGCGTTTCGAGCGGCTTCTTCTTCGCCTTCATGATGTTGGGCAGCGTCACATAGCGCGGCTCGTTCAGGCGAAGATCCGTGGTCACTACCGCAGGCAGCTTAAGCGTCAGCGTTTCCGCACCGCCGTCGACTTCACGCGCGACCGTCGCCTTGCCGTCGGCGACCGTCACTTTCGAGGCGAACGTGGCCTGCGGCAGATCCGCGAGCGCGGCGAGCATCTGGCCGGTCTGGTTCGAGTCGTCGTCGATGGCCTGCTTGCCGAGGATGACGAGTTCGGGCTTTTCCCTGTCGACCAGCGCCTTGAGCAGTTTGGCCACGGCCAGTGGCTGCAGGTCTTCGCCGGACTCGATCAGGATCGCGCGATCCGCACCGATCGCCAGCGCCGTGCGCAGCGTTTCCTGGCACTGGGTCACGCCGGCCGACACCGCGATCACCTCGGTCGCGACACCGGCTTCTTTCAGACGTACCGCTTCTTCCACGGCGATTTCGTCGAACGGATTCATCGACATCTTCATGTTCGCAATGTCCACGCCCGTGTTGTCCGATTTCACGCGAACCTTCACGTTGTAATCGACCACTCGTTTGACGGCCACCAGTATTTTCAAGGCTCGGCTCCTTTGATTCGATTCGATACCGCGACTTTGACAGAACGCGTGCGCAAGAGGAATTGTCGATTGCTGAACGGGGGATTAGGCGTGGGCTAATCGGTTACCATCGAAGCTTCGCTATGCCGATCCAACGCCCACTTCAAGCCGCCAAGCCCCATGCACTTCGACTTCGTTGACCTGAGCCTGATGACCGCGCTTGCCGACACGAAGAATCTCGCGCGCGCCGCGAGCCGTTGCCATCTGTCGGCGCCGGCCGCGAGCAACCGTGTCAAGAATCTTGAGGAAGGGCTCGGTTTTCGTCTGCTCTACCGCACGAGCCAGGGCATGACGCTCACGCCCGCGGGCGAAACGTTCGTGCGTCATGCGCGCCTCGTGCTCGAAGAAACCGAGCGTCTTGCCGCCGACATGCAGGACTTCGGCGAAGGCATCAAAGGGCATGTGCGCGTCTGGGCGAACACCACGGCGATCAGCGAATTTCTGCCTGCGGTGCTCAGCCAGTTTCTTCGCGAACATCAGGACGTCAACATCGAACTGCGCGAAGTGCTGAGCGGCGAGATCGTCAAGGGCCTGACGGAAGGCGCAACCGATATCGGCATCGTTGCCGGCAATGTCGATACGGGGCACCTCGAAATGCTGCCGTATCGCGACGATCGCCTCGTCCTCGTCACCGCGCCCGATCATCCGCTCGGGCAACGCGAGGCCGTCGATTTCGCGGAGACGCTCGACGAAGACTATATTGGTCTGCCGACATCGAGCGCGATTCATTCATTTATCAATATCGCGGCCGATGCGCTCGGCCGGCGCATCAAGCTGCGTATTCAGGTCGGCAACTTCGAGGCCGCGTGCCGCATGATCGAGGCGGGCGTCGGTGTCGGCATTGTTCCCGGTTCAGTCGCGGCGCGCCATGCGAAGACGATGAACATTCGAATCGTGAACCTGAACGACGCATGGTCCGAACGCAAACTGAAAATCTGCGTACGCAGCGTCAAAGATCTGCCGCAGTTCTCGCGCGAACTGATCGATATGCTGACTTCCGAAGCGGATTAACCGCGTCAGCCCCAACCCTCTCAGACCCCACCCTCCGTTTTTCGAGCAAGGCCGCCTCCGGCCGTCAGCCGAAAGCCCGACCCACGCGCGATATAGGCACGAAGACACGGAATCTTTGACAAACCTGTACGTTTACCCGAGCGAAACGATGGCGCCCGGCGAGGGCGCCCGGCCCGAAACGCCGGCGACGCGCAGATGATGCCAGGGTTTCTACTGGTTTTCGGGTGACTGACACACCCCTAGCATTGGCAGATGGTCGGGTGGTCGACCAGTTGACCACCAGTCCGAAGGAGACGCAATGAGTTACCTGTACGACGAGAAGCTCGACGGAGCGCTCGCGTCGCACGACCGTGAAACGGTCGCGGCGGAACTGCAAAAACTGCTGCCGGACTTGCAGCTGCTGCATTCGCGCGAGGAGGTGCGTCCGTTCGAATGCGACGGGCTCTCGGCTTATCGCACGTCGCCGATGCTCGTGGCGCTGCCCGAGCGCGTCGAGCAGGTCGAGGCGCTGCTCAAGTATGCGCACGCGCGCCGCATTCCGGTCGTCGCGCGCGGAGCGGGCACAGGGCTTTCCGGCGGCGCGATGCCGCTCGAAAAGGGCATCCTGCTCGTGATGGCGCGCTTCAACAAAATTCTCGAAATCGACGCCGACGCGGGCTTTGCGCGCGTGCAGCCGGGCGTGCGCAATCTGGCGATTTCCCATGCCGCGGCGCCTTACGGTCTTTACTACGCACCTGACCCTTCGTCGCAAATCGCCTGTTCGATCGGCGGTAATGTCGCGGAAAACTCGGGCGGGGTGCACTGCCTGAAATACGGGCTCACGGTACACAACATCCTGCGCGTCGAGATGATCACGATCGACGGCGAGCGGCTGACGCTCGGCTCCGACGCGCTCGATAGCCCAGGTTTCGATCTGCTTGCGTTGTTTACGGGCTCGGAAGGCATGCTCGGCGTAATCACGGAAGTGACCGTGAAGCTGCTCACCAAGCCGCAAAGCGCGAAGGTATTGCTTGCGAGCTTCGACGATGTCGGCAATGCCGGCGGCGCGGTGGCGAAAATCA
The genomic region above belongs to Paraburkholderia edwinii and contains:
- a CDS encoding MFS transporter, coding for MAIVNSGARLDRLPITSFHWKILFLIGAGAFLDAFDIYLANGALAAMVKTGFTDLHVGSFFISATFLGMMIGAGLSGYLGDRFGRRYSYQANLAIFGLASIAAAFAPNIYWLIFLRLLMGIGLGAELVVAAGTLSEFVPPGTRGRWISLLALITNSGLLGATAIGYWVIPHLGWRYMFAIAGVGAMIVWVLRHRMPESPRWLETVGRLDEAEATVAGIEREVAAKVGKLPPVAHVFNHEAPRAPFSALFERGVIGRTLVAALTCMAINMSLYGFVAWLPTFFVKEGLTIVQSLGFVLLMSFGAPMGAVVGYFIADRWGRRNGLVLFSVLTVVLGYVYVQMRDPAAISVVGFALVTTIYTVCTLGLFGYIPELFPTTHRLRGTGVAGTCGRAASMSTPYVAIVLYTHFGVTGVVSMVSAVLVLMSVAILVLRIETSQQTLEAIAPEIAPENGANEGAVDGMDVVANRSTQRVM
- a CDS encoding electron transfer flavoprotein subunit alpha/FixB family protein: MTTLVIAEHDNAALKAATLNTVAAAQKIGGDVHLLVAGHNAQGAADAASKVAGVTKVLLADAPQLAEGLAENIEATVLAIAKNYTHVVAPATAYGKNIAPRIAAKLDVAQISDITAVDSPDTFERPIYAGNAIAIVQSEDPVKVITVRATGFDPVAAEGGSAPVEKIEAAADRGISQFVNREVTKLDRPELTSATIIVSGGRGLGSGENYTKVLEPLADKLGAAMGASRAAVDAGYVPNDYQVGQTGKIVAPQLYVAVGISGAIQHLAGMKDSKVIVAINKDPEAPIFSVADYALEADLFAAVPELVSALV
- a CDS encoding electron transfer flavoprotein subunit beta/FixA family protein, producing MKILVAVKRVVDYNVKVRVKSDNTGVDIANMKMSMNPFDEIAVEEAVRLKEAGVATEVIAVSAGVTQCQETLRTALAIGADRAILIESGEDLQPLAVAKLLKALVDREKPELVILGKQAIDDDSNQTGQMLAALADLPQATFASKVTVADGKATVAREVDGGAETLTLKLPAVVTTDLRLNEPRYVTLPNIMKAKKKPLETLKPEDLGVDVKPRLKTLKVTEPAGRSAGVKVPNVATLVEKLKNEAKVL
- a CDS encoding LysR substrate-binding domain-containing protein; its protein translation is MHFDFVDLSLMTALADTKNLARAASRCHLSAPAASNRVKNLEEGLGFRLLYRTSQGMTLTPAGETFVRHARLVLEETERLAADMQDFGEGIKGHVRVWANTTAISEFLPAVLSQFLREHQDVNIELREVLSGEIVKGLTEGATDIGIVAGNVDTGHLEMLPYRDDRLVLVTAPDHPLGQREAVDFAETLDEDYIGLPTSSAIHSFINIAADALGRRIKLRIQVGNFEAACRMIEAGVGVGIVPGSVAARHAKTMNIRIVNLNDAWSERKLKICVRSVKDLPQFSRELIDMLTSEAD
- the glcD gene encoding glycolate oxidase subunit GlcD yields the protein MSYLYDEKLDGALASHDRETVAAELQKLLPDLQLLHSREEVRPFECDGLSAYRTSPMLVALPERVEQVEALLKYAHARRIPVVARGAGTGLSGGAMPLEKGILLVMARFNKILEIDADAGFARVQPGVRNLAISHAAAPYGLYYAPDPSSQIACSIGGNVAENSGGVHCLKYGLTVHNILRVEMITIDGERLTLGSDALDSPGFDLLALFTGSEGMLGVITEVTVKLLTKPQSAKVLLASFDDVGNAGGAVAKIIGAGVIPGGLEMMDNLAIRATEDFIKAGYPVDAEAILLCELDGAESDVDEEIACVDAILRESGATDVRLAQNEGERQRFWAGRKNAFPAVGRISPDYYCIDGTIPRRELPGVLKGIADLSIEYGLRVANVFHAGDGNMHPLILFDANVPGEMERTEALGGRILELCVAVGGSITGEHGVGREKINQMCSQFNSDELTVFHAVKAAFDEQGLLNPGKAIPTLHRCAEFGAMHVHHGALPFPELERF